The Chryseobacterium sp. 52 genome includes a region encoding these proteins:
- the holA gene encoding DNA polymerase III subunit delta: MKELDLILKNIKNKEVLPIYFFHGEEPYFIDAAIKVLEHDFLEEDEKAFNQTVVYGKDTSYQEILSLARQFPMMGDKQLIIVKEAQDLKFNEEENRVLETYIENPVPSTVLVFAHKHKKLDSRKKATKALDKAKALFLSESVRDSNLPKWIADECAQLKIKTAPNISHLLAEYLGNDLSRIANELNKLKIILKEGEMLDGTIVENHIGISKEYNVFELQKALGTKNADAAFRIAHFMGKNPKNNPFVMMLANLYSYFSNVIIYQTMAGQPPQTIASQMGVNPYFIKDYAESARLYPLKHATRVISILREFDMKGKGLGAVNMGEAELIKELVYKIINVDKIKMKV; encoded by the coding sequence ATGAAAGAATTAGATTTAATCCTCAAAAATATTAAAAATAAAGAAGTTTTACCTATTTATTTTTTCCACGGAGAAGAACCTTACTTTATTGATGCTGCTATAAAAGTGCTGGAGCACGACTTTCTGGAAGAAGATGAAAAAGCTTTTAATCAGACAGTGGTGTACGGAAAAGATACTTCCTATCAGGAAATTCTTTCTCTGGCAAGACAGTTCCCGATGATGGGCGACAAACAGCTTATTATTGTAAAGGAAGCTCAGGATCTGAAGTTTAATGAGGAAGAAAACAGGGTTCTTGAAACCTATATAGAAAATCCGGTTCCGTCTACCGTACTTGTTTTTGCCCATAAACATAAAAAACTGGACAGCAGAAAGAAAGCAACAAAAGCTTTAGACAAAGCCAAAGCCCTTTTCTTAAGTGAATCTGTAAGGGATAGTAACCTTCCGAAATGGATAGCTGACGAATGTGCGCAGCTTAAAATCAAAACCGCTCCCAATATTTCCCATCTTCTGGCAGAATATCTTGGAAACGACCTTTCAAGAATTGCCAACGAACTCAACAAGTTAAAGATTATCCTTAAAGAAGGCGAAATGCTGGATGGAACGATTGTAGAAAACCATATCGGGATCAGTAAGGAATACAATGTTTTTGAACTTCAGAAAGCATTAGGAACCAAAAATGCAGATGCCGCCTTTAGAATTGCTCATTTTATGGGTAAAAATCCAAAGAACAATCCTTTTGTGATGATGCTGGCCAATCTTTACAGCTATTTTTCCAACGTGATTATTTATCAGACGATGGCCGGACAGCCACCACAGACGATTGCTTCACAAATGGGAGTCAATCCTTATTTCATCAAAGATTATGCGGAAAGTGCAAGGCTTTATCCGCTGAAACATGCAACGAGGGTGATTTCTATTCTGAGGGAATTTGATATGAAAGGAAAAGGTCTTGGAGCCGTTAATATGGGCGAGGCAGAGCTGATTAAAGAGTTGGTATATAAAATCATCAATGTAGACAAGATCAAGATGAAGGTTTAG